attaaattttttttaagaattttatatttttatatttaatttaaatataatatttttaaaaattcatattcctttctcaaaattatttttatttgattttttatttaaaaataataaatttctttactatataaaatattagaactcatatctttaaaaaattaaaaaaatgtcattttttatacattatgtatatatatacataatatatatatttgtatgaatatctactctaatatatatatagaatattttataaatatattataatatatatgtttatatttaatatataatatatttgtatgaggttataaaattattaggagtgttttaatctttattttttgttaaaaatattcccaaattcATGAGAAACTTGGATTTCTAACtcctcataaaaaaaaatttataagaaagttacttaaaaatcattttcaagaattctattttttaaaatttttattataaaaaaattatactaaatataaaaatataaattcttaaCTTAACATTATTAacaatcttaaaattttttagctACCGGCTTACGACACATACTTGGAGATACTTGAGGAGTTGGAGTGGATTCGTTGCAAAGGGCGTCTTTGTAATTAAGCGTCATTATCGAGGACAATGGTGGACCATCCATGATGCGTTAGTGGGCAGGAGGGAAGTGTGGATCCTTAAAAGAATAAGGGAAAGATCAAGATTCTCTTCCTCAAGTGACCGACTCCTGTAACGGGGTATTGGCCTTGAGAATCTATCGGGTGTGGGGCTCCCCACGAAGAGTCTCCGTGGTCTCCGTGTCCAGTGGATGTGCACGTGCACTCTCACACGTATGATGATTCTCCCGAGTACAGTGCTCGGCCCGTGTCCTCACAGCTCAGCAGGTTATTATACCCTGATGGTCTCGTCAGTCGTCACCAAGTCGTCCAATCACAtgcccatttctttttcttttcttttttttcattaaaaaactaaccttgagagagagtttttcttttttttcattaaaaaactaaccttgagagagagtttgttTTATTCTGcagctttatttttttattattttaagtctAATTTAACGTAATGATGATAGACTGTACGTACCGTACAAGACATTCATGTTTTGTTTGATATTAGgagattcaaattcaatatCTTAGATTTATCAATACAATTACTTATAACTAAATCACCACCCTAGTGGTAAAATTCAGTAGCCAATAGAAACCAAATTTAAGAATCCAATTGAATTAGGAGGACCCTTTTAGGCAATAGATTGGAGCAAGAAAATGTCTGCTAAAAGTCTTCtaccaaataataaaattgtgaaaaaaaaaaaaaccttaaaagTGGGTAATTGTATACTTTATATTGTCAATATTATTGTAAACAGATAGATGGCATTACCAATATCTCATAACATGGCCAATTTAAATTATCcaacaaattgtaaaaaaaaaaaaagagaaaaaagccATTCAAATGGTGACCCAAGTTACTCACTTGTTCACCAATTAAAAAGAGTACCAAATTCATCTCGCGCCATTCTCCTAACTAGAAAAAACAGCCTCAACCAGAGCATGCTTCCTCTTAGGATATCCCAACCCAAACATATGGTTCAAATACACCTTCCCATCCTTCACTGTCGCCGCCGTCGTCAACCGGTGCGCTGGCCCCTTGAACTTGCCCACAACCGCCGCCGTTTTCCAGTCGTCAGAGCTCTCCACTAACCTTGACGGGTTCCCGGCAACCACAAGCTTAGTGGGCGATAAAAGCTCTAATCCGTCTCCAAATGGCAATGACTCTCCGACCATCTCAATTAACTTCACTTCATGATTTCCGTCTCCCGACTCCACCTTGAACAGATTGCCGGAGAAAGTGTGGATCACTATTAAGTACCCGTTTGGATGGTAAACAATCCCATTAAGCCCAACCAAGTTTTTGTACCACTCTTTTGCGGCGAAGAGTGGGCTTCTTATGGTGGCTAGGAACTCTCCGGCCGCCCCCACCTTCCAAATCTTACTCCCTTTGGCATCGGTCACATATGCATTGCCTTCTGCATCCACTGCTACATCATCTGCTAAGGATTTCTCATCTCCTGTTTAGATTCCCAAAAGAGCAATAATGAATATATCAACAAGAAACCAACGTCGCAAATAATCAATATTAGCATTGTTATCGTTGAAAATACCCAGCCATTATGTTTGggcagggggggggggggggggtggaattTAGAGAAGCTTAATTGTTTTGAGAAAAGTTTAACCCTCCTTTTAGTCACAAAGAAGCCAATCTTTAGAGcaataaatatgtatatttatatggagattgagaagatttttcgtaaataatatgaaaagagGCAGAGAGGGGGAAATGAAATAACGAACGATTAATGCTTCCTATTTTGGTTGGTTGAGACTTGATATGGAATGACGGATGGGAAAGCCAACAACCTTATTTAGACTATTTAATTCTGACCCCACTAATTAGGATCTTCTCACTTCCACCCGCTATTCGGCGCAAGTACATCAGTTTTACACcccacacccacacacaccAAAATTAGGCCACAACTAGTGtggatggaaaataaaaatgaacgCCAAAATCAAAATGGAATTAAAAGctaaatattcatttttatggATGAAGAAAATAAGACCTAGATTTTCGCCTCACAAAATCCCTAATCATTATTagcttttaaattaattttgtttttttttttttttttttagtaaactACCCCAGGCCCCAGTAACGATGAACCTCAAGAGCAGGGTATCAAAACAATCGGCAGATGTACCTGGACCACTGAGCTGAGCGAGAAACAGACGGTTCCAGCTGGACAAATCATAGGCCGCCAGCGCACCGTATCGGCTGCCAAACAAGTCAGCGACCGCCACCAGCAGCCGATTCCTCGGCCGGTCAATCACAATGCCCAGCGACGCGTTTCCAGCCAAATCGGCGTCTCTGATCACCGGCACCTCCTCCACGACGGCGGCCGGAGATTGACCGTCGTCGGGGACCGGGATCTGGCCCACGCCTCCCTCCATGAAAGAGACGAGGAATCGGCGGTTGAGATCGTCCCACTTGCCGCACTCCCGCATCCAGCCGGTGCTGTGGTAGTGGTAAACGTGTGTGGTCGGCTTGGCAGTCTCCAGAGATATCAAGTAGGCGATTGGGACGGCCGATGCCaggaaaatgaggaagaagaacttggcGGAGCAGAAGAAGGACGCCATAATTGGAGAGCGATCGAGATGGAAGAGAGATATGGGAGGAAAAAGACGGGTGTGTACGGGTAGAAGAaggggaggagagagagaggttgtAGTGGTAGATGAATActggaaggaaaggaaaggagttTGATGAAAGCGGGTGGAGAATGGGTGAGAGTGGGGGGCCGGATTCCAAGAAGGCGGAGTAGCTCGcttggacttggacttggacttggacttttATGTGTGTTCTTGATTCCTTTTTATGGAGCCAACAGCCAAGAAGATATTAGCCGCCGTCGTCTTTGTTGGCTTTTATTTATGGAACCAACCGttatagtattattattattataaaatccCATGCACATGAGCATGTCTGTAAGTAATTTTAgctttgtatttttgtttctggCAGCAATTATTTGAGAGTGTAATTTAATCTCTTGtatatttttgtgaattttacaATGAATCGGGCCATCACTTGAGGTGTATATATAAAGTATTTTTGaagatttataattaaaagttGCTAAAAATTAAATCTCTTTCACAAACTATCATTTCATTTGCTATTAAATTATAATAGGTAAGTTTAGTTAATGAGAGTATccaacaaaatttattatatttatatttgtccTAGTcgtgatatattatattatttgtaaaacttaattaagtTGACTTCATAAAAGTTTATCTAAGAGATAAGATAAATTGCTACAACAACCTTGAGCTTGAggttaacactaaattaattcattctttttttttaaagtttattaTAGTTAAACTTTATGAATCTAAGCCGTCAAATGGAATATATAAAATGTCCTTCATGTCTCCGTGTGACTAAGTCTCTTGAGAATTTGATAGACTAATTTATTATGCATAACTCATAATTTTTGTACTTCAAAAATCATGCAAATAAAAatcttttcatttttacttcacttatattttcatttattaaaagttaaaattatatttacataattaattatcatgttTCTGCAGATATTTTGCTCAAAATAtgtaagaatatattttttgttttttaatatgAACAAAACGATTAGCTTCAAATGCAAAGTTTGCATTaggaagataataaaatatttattgtaattgtaatatcataatattattCTAATATGACatcaaaagtaaaattatactttatcatatatatatatatatatatcttaaatacataatatttgATAATTCATCTATTCACTATCTATACTTACACAAagatcaaataattaaattgatcattttttttattttttggttgctTAGAAGGCCCTTGGGATGGAATGGGTTAGAAGCCCAACCCAATTACAATACAAGGAGTCCACCTAAGATTAAAATCATGCTGAATTTAtctctaattttgttatttttttcattatttgttAACTATTTACAATTATAGATAGTTATTTTTTACATTGGATTAAACATTTTCCTATTATATACGTTTCTTAGGTAAACCCTagctttattttttatcatatctATAGTTATTTGTCTCCACATTCTTGCATCATATTTGTGTTAAAAtgttttgacattttaatttGTGCCCATGATGATCTATATTATATGAATAGATATTAAATGCATCAAGaatcaatatttttctttgtatgaaTATCTCTATATATGCATGTACGATTATTAAGTAGATAATGTGACGATTTTTTTATAGGTATCATGTGATTATACATTCTATTATCTCTTAAATATCATGATgcgaacaaaaaaaaaaaaaaatatatttacataaagaAGTCAAGTGATGTGTTTatattttggttttagtgaTGACTAAGACTATGCACCTTACCATTCCATTTGGTCTACAGTAGTTGTAGTTGATGCTAGTTTGTGTAATTTggtttattctattattatagtAATTCACAAAGATGAAGCAAAGGGCTTAGAAATGGTTTAATATAGAATAGAAGACCCTTCCATGCCACTCGTTGTTTATGGTCTTTAGTACTCTTTTAACCACTTTCCTatcatatctctctctctctctctcgtgccAGTTAATTTGCTTGCACCTCTTGTTAGGTTACAAAATTGATCATATTTACAAGGCTGCCACTGCCGTGGAAAAGGACACTTTCTTCTCGAACCCCAAGCTTTCTTCCATTCTTCGTTCGCGTCCATCTATCATCGTCGGCCACCTCCTCTTCGCGCAGGTAATTTACGCAAAGTACAAAAATATCGTGCGATTTTGATACTTCTTTTTCGAATCGAATTCAGAATAGAGAATATATAGATATTTACGAGATTTGTGGATCTAGGGTTGAataatctcttcttcttcttcttcttcttcttttttgtctATTTTCTCCCCTTATTCTTAGATCTGGACACaatgcaatttttattttgatttttgttcatGTTAAGATCTGCTTCTTCTCGTGTATGGGTTGGCGCACattcttttccatttctatttttattttgttaatcttAAGGTTTGCTCTGACCCATATATCGGAAGGAGCAAATCTTAATACAGATTGATAAGATGTTGAGAAAGGGTGTGATATGTATTTAGGTAGGATGTTGATAGATGAGTATAATGATGCCTTGAAGATAACTGAGTATACGGTTGATAAGATGTTGACAAAGATTTGGAGTAGTTGCTGATGGTTAAGGGAATTTTTCAATGAATTCCTTGAAGATTTACTTGGCTTACCTTTCAAATGTgaaattgaactcaaaattgGCCTAATACCAAGGCAGTGCTCCTATCTTTAAGGCACCATATAAGATGGCACACGTTGAGCCGAAGGAGTTACAAGAGCAATTACAGGAACTCCTGGACAATAAGTTTGTTAgaccaaatattttatcataGGCTGCAGACCCATCTGCTTTGTAGGGAAGAAGGATAGCTCCATGTTGTTGAAAATATATTATAGGGATATGAGCAAACTCACAATCAGAAACAGTATCCACTGCCATGCATTGATGACATATTTATAAAGAAGAAGCATAGTTCTGTGTTTGTGATTGATGCAAGTCTATGTAATTTGGTATGTTCTAGTAATTGATAAAGATAGAGCAAgtttccaaaaataatttaatatagaaaatctttgtcatgacccaagattccatagaagggcattatagtaatagacttagcaagttgttaggagatattttgtaatactgttacagcacatggatgttgttatttttgttagaggaaGCCTATAAAAGATTGTTGGTAGGAGAAGGGAAGGAGGTtgttgaatgaatgaaaatcttatttctatctctctctctcttaattctccttcCCCTCTCCcgtctctccctctcgttcttctttcctctctcttatgttcttctatttcttcccccttcttcttttgatttcccCCCCTCATTATTCTCATTTCCTCCCCCAAACCAGGCAATTTTTGGTTCTAAACCTATCGGATCCTTACGATTTTCGATCTAATCCTAGAgtaaaccctaggatcatgacaaatggtatcagagcagtcattTATCGGTTGTGAGTTCGGCAATCAAGTTAGTGTGTCTAACTTTTGAAGGTGAGTCCGACGGTGATTTTGGCGAATACCGTTGAACATTCGTAGCCTTCACTTCTTATGTGTTTGCAAATTCCAACTGTCTTGGCAGCGGAATTCAGAGAAGATAGTAGTGGCAGAACAGACACCAATCCATAGTAGATTTTGACGCTGAGCAACGATCGGTGGCGGAAAGTAACAAGTTGCAGGAGGCGATTCCGGAAACAGTATAGTCGAACCATTTCGGTGGTGCGATTGGAGTCGATGCATTCAGGAGTCTGTTCTAGAAGCGACTCATAGAAGCAACGCACGAGGCAGGAAGGTGATTGATGGCGGGTAACCGGTCGcttctgatttgattttgaaagGAGTCGACGGGTGAAGGCGAAATTGACCTAGGCAATTTTGACGGTGATTCTGGAGCGACTAGGTTTGGGTCGTTGAGTCGGTGATCCTCGACCTCGGGAGGCAACGAAGGGTCGACGGGGATCTTTGGGTTGACGGTGGTCCTCGACAGTGATTCTAGACGGTGATAGATCTGATTCTTGAAGGAGATTCTTGGTTCAGCTGGAAGGCAACGAAGGGAGGGTGGTCTACGACCACTGAAGTACAACTGTTGAGGCGAGTGTGAGTCCGTCGGAGGTGAAGCGGATGACTCAGAGAGTTGCTACCAGACCGATAAGCTTCCTGTAGGTGTGGCTGGGTGTTGCGATTTTGATCAAGAAATTCCGACCGGAGTTCTGTGGGGTACTGCCGCTTTGATTGGTCAGTGATTTCGACCCAGACGGTAAGAAGTGGATCTAGGCGACTTCTTGAACCCATTGTAGTTGCTACTAGATTTCGGAAATACCAGAGGCGAGCGCAATTGGGCTGGGAGCctgtggacggtgattgggtggcgaCTGGTGCAAGGAGGAATTGGGCGATTAATTGAGCAGCAATTCCGATCGAAGCTGCTAAAGTCAAGGCAATTCAACTCATCTAATTCCTATGGGCCCGGTGATTGTCGATGCTTCAGGCGAGTAAAATTCGGTGGGTTATTGAAGTAGAGGTGACTGAGTTGAGAAGGAACGGCACCGACAATTCTTGGCGAATTGTGAAGACTGTCAGTGATTGGGCAAGAAGAGTGAATTGAAGCAGATCCATTGAAGCCATGCCAGCTGATTTATGACGGTGACAAAGGTAGATTCAAGTTGCTAAGCAAGTTGTTTCCCTTGACTTGATGAGATTCAAAGGataaaacaaggaaaattagagagaaagaagaggattTGGGGTCCGATTATTTTGCTGAATTGATGCCGACATAGGTGAGCTATACAGCAGTTTCTTTGGTGACTGTTGACATAAGCATTGAATTGGAAGGCAGGCGGCTCATCTTGCTGAGAAATTGAAGACCGTTGAGGGTTGAGAGGCAATCATTTATCCTAGGTGCTTGCTGTGAAGCAGATAACAAAAGGAGATGTGGTTTCAATTGCAGTCgaatgatgctgcattttcagtggctaattttcaagcaagaTAGCAGCCTAAATTGCAGCAAACCAGTGCTGCATTTTCAATGGGGTATCCTACTAGTGAAGCTAGGGGAGGCAGAGCATACATGAAGCAGAATGCTTCACTTGcagttggaatggagcctccatggcagccaaagaaggctgcattttcagttggcagcaacaggGAATAGGAAAAAGGGATCAGCCAAGTtgacaagaaaacaaaaagtgtaatacatgaagagtgcaaggaatttggtcgaatgtttcgcgagaagttgcaagagtttgcaatgatactatctaaggagtatcattacagttttcccaccgaatactttgatgactatcatggaagttttaataatgaggagtttcttaaaatggagaagTCGAAGGAGAAGACAAGAAGGTGGAAAACTTATTCATCATTGACTTCCGAGTATATGCTTGGGTATTTTGAATTCGACAGCAATATCAAGAAGGATGTTGGCAGCATCAAAGATGATATTGGTGATGGATTACATCCTTCAAGGGGAACCTGTAATGAACAGATTGATAGGGCAGCCAATGCAGAGGGATcatctgatattgctgaaaaaGAAGTCCAAATAGAGGGGAATTGTAgccaacaaaagggaaaagaagttgcTGAATTACTTGCAAGGAATCAAGAGATCATAACTGAAACTGCAGTCATCATTAAGGATTTTCTAGGTGATAATCGAGGAGGTCCAAACCAAGAAATGATTGGGGAAGTCAATTAGAAAACAGTACTGATGGGAGCCAGCAAGAAATTGGGACTTGGACATGAAGTCGACCATAGCTGCTTTGCAACCAGTTTTGCAACAATGGAAAGAGCTAATACCTCGTTAGAACTAGCAGTTAAAAAATGAAGGATTATTGAAGGAAGAGGAAGCGGAGGATTTAGTTGATAAGCAAGCTATAAATCGTGTGGGTAAAGATGGAAATGATGAAGTACATATGGCAGTCGTTGAGAAATCATTGGCAGGGATTAAAGTGGCAGCAAATCCTAATTCTAAGGCTCACAGACAACCTGGGACTGCGTATCCAAGGCAAGTCTACAATTTCCCAATACTGTATGTACAGGGTGTGGTGGATATTGCTGAAATAGAGCAAGGCCATGGGATGAATGAGAATAGAGTAGAGGTTGCTATGGAGGTAAGTATATCATCCTTCCTCGTATTGGATGGGGGGATTGAGTGTAATTGGACAACCATTGTAGGACTTGGGTGCATCGGACTTGAACTTGATAAAGTTTTTTTTGTTGGAGTCTTGTGCCAACTTAGTCTTGGAATTAATCTTGAGAACCTacaaacgaagaagaagaagaaagaaggaaagaggcATGATAGGGATTGAGAAAGATGGAATTGGTTAATAGTAGTGACCAATTGTtgaagttcttggggacaagaactctctcaaggggaggggaattgtcatgacccaagattccatagaagagcattatagtaatagacttagcaaattgttaggagatattttgtaatgctGTTACAGTACATGGATgctgttatttttgttagaggCCGCCTATAAAAGGCCCTTGGTAGGAGAAGGGAAGGAGGTtgttgaatgaatgaaaatcttatttctctctctcttcctctcttaattctccttcCCCTCTCctgtctctccctctcgttcttctttcccctctcttttgttcttctgtttcttcctcctccttctgaTTTTTCgccctcattcttctcatttcctcccCCAAACCAGGCAATTCTTGGTTCTAAACCTATCGGATCCTTTCGATTTCCGATCTAATCCTAGAGTAAACCCTAGGATCATAACAATCTTCAACTATTTATTACTCTCTTTAACCAGTTTCTTATTATCTCCAATCACGTTTTATGTTCTGcactctattatattataaatatttttttattttaaaaattatgtttattccAAGCACACTCTTTATTCTACTCTATATTTGATTCTCTATTTCatgtatttattaataaactttaattctaatttttttacctTCCCTATAATTTTgactactataaaaatttaataatatatttatcttctaatttaataataaatattactatattgaattttaatattatttaaatacatttattaatattttttaaataaaattatttaaataatttgttcGAATTAATTCCATCTCTGCCGTGTTTGTTCGTCTCCTCATTTGTCGCGACTTTTTGTCTTCTTCGCGTGGGTCTCTTCTTTTTCGTCGTGTTTGACCACCTTCAATAGTCATCTCCAAAGCCAAAGACAAATCAGCTGCAACGTGTTTCGTTCTGTTTGTCTTCTCCGACAAAGTTTCGTGTTTTGATGGTGACACTTGCAATTGCAGTGATCATGACGGTGGCGATGACTCCAGTGGTGATCGTTGTTGATAGAGATGGTTATGGTTGTGTTGCACGATCGCAATCGCCAAAAAAGTGTGGGATTTGGCTTTCATTATTTGGATAATGAGGAAATTTAAGAATGGAGAGCTGCATTAGAGCAGCTTCCAGTGTCCCCCTCATTAAAATTTTGGCTTAGCGAGGGAAAATTGGCAGCATTGAAGATAGTCTGATAGCAATTAATTTGTCTGCTAAGATATGCCAGTGGCAATAGGGACTGAGCCACAAGTAATATACGAAAGAAAGTCAAGCCCTACAGGTGGTTTAATTGGAAAGAAAAGGACCATGATAGATGAAGTTTAAGTAAAAGACTTCATTGCTAGGGAGTCAGAGTGACTTTGGCCACTAGAGATATTACC
This genomic stretch from Diospyros lotus cultivar Yz01 chromosome 1, ASM1463336v1, whole genome shotgun sequence harbors:
- the LOC127793559 gene encoding uncharacterized protein LOC127793559; translation: MASFFCSAKFFFLIFLASAVPIAYLISLETAKPTTHVYHYHSTGWMRECGKWDDLNRRFLVSFMEGGVGQIPVPDDGQSPAAVVEEVPVIRDADLAGNASLGIVIDRPRNRLLVAVADLFGSRYGALAAYDLSSWNRLFLAQLSGPGDEKSLADDVAVDAEGNAYVTDAKGSKIWKVGAAGEFLATIRSPLFAAKEWYKNLVGLNGIVYHPNGYLIVIHTFSGNLFKVESGDGNHEVKLIEMVGESLPFGDGLELLSPTKLVVAGNPSRLVESSDDWKTAAVVGKFKGPAHRLTTAATVKDGKVYLNHMFGLGYPKRKHALVEAVFSS